A single Micromonospora luteifusca DNA region contains:
- a CDS encoding ABC transporter permease translates to MSFRLSYRADPGNPWFSWQYVRDNSDTILAAVREHASLTGRAVLIAVLIALPLSVLAYWFRPLAGPILAVSGVVYTIPSLALFAFIAPYLGTGTTTVLVGLVLYALLLIVRNVVAGLNQVPPEVGEAAQGMGYGRWGRLFRIDLPLALPGIVTGVRLATVSTVALVTVGVLVGHGGLGQLIFAGFQNNLYKAEIMTAALLCVAIAVVLDLLLVLVARLVTPWSTRRAR, encoded by the coding sequence ATGTCCTTCCGCCTGAGCTACCGGGCCGACCCGGGTAACCCCTGGTTCTCCTGGCAGTACGTGCGGGACAACTCTGACACGATCCTCGCCGCCGTGCGCGAACACGCCTCCCTCACCGGGCGCGCGGTGTTGATCGCGGTGTTGATCGCCCTGCCGTTGTCCGTGCTGGCGTACTGGTTCCGGCCGCTCGCCGGTCCGATCCTCGCCGTCAGCGGGGTCGTCTACACCATTCCGTCGCTGGCGCTCTTCGCGTTCATCGCGCCCTACCTGGGCACCGGGACCACCACCGTGCTGGTCGGGCTGGTCCTCTACGCGCTGCTGCTGATCGTGCGCAACGTGGTGGCCGGGCTCAACCAGGTGCCTCCGGAGGTCGGCGAGGCCGCCCAGGGGATGGGGTACGGCCGGTGGGGGCGGCTGTTCCGGATCGACCTGCCGCTGGCCCTGCCGGGCATCGTGACCGGCGTGCGCTTGGCGACCGTCTCCACGGTGGCGTTGGTCACGGTCGGGGTGCTGGTCGGGCACGGCGGCCTCGGGCAGTTGATCTTCGCGGGCTTCCAGAACAACCTCTACAAAGCCGAGATCATGACGGCCGCTCTGCTCTGCGTGGCGATCGCGGTCGTGCTCGACCTGCTGCTCGTCCTGGTCGCCCGCCTGGTGACCCCCTGGTCCACCCGGAGGGCACGGTGA
- a CDS encoding NADH-quinone oxidoreductase subunit D, whose protein sequence is MTGMTTDAGDLRELTVGTGAGLVAGTGDQQLGTDMVLNIGPQHPSTHGVLRLKLVLDGERVVACEPIIGYMHRGAEKLFEVRDYRQIIVLANRHDWLSAFSNELGVVLAVERLMGMEVPERATWLRMALAELNRVLNHLMFLGSYPLEIGAITPIFYAFRERETIQAVMEEVSGGRIHYMFNRVGGLKEEVPYGWTGRARAAIGEVRRRLPDLDHLIRRNEIFLARTVGVGVLSAADAAAFGASGPVARASGLDLDLRRDDPYLAYNELDVPVVTRTAGDCHARFEVLLDQVYASLDLAEQCLDRVDQLTGPINTRLPKVLKAPEGHTYAWTENPLGINGYYLVSRGEKTPWRLKLRTASYANVQALATLLPGCLVPDLIAILGSMFFVVGDIDK, encoded by the coding sequence ATGACGGGCATGACCACCGACGCCGGGGACCTCCGTGAACTGACCGTCGGCACCGGAGCCGGCCTGGTCGCCGGCACCGGCGATCAGCAGCTCGGCACCGACATGGTGCTGAACATCGGCCCGCAGCATCCCTCCACGCACGGAGTGCTGCGGCTGAAGCTGGTGCTCGACGGCGAGCGGGTGGTCGCCTGCGAACCCATCATCGGCTACATGCACCGGGGCGCGGAGAAGCTCTTCGAGGTGCGCGACTACCGGCAGATCATCGTGCTGGCGAACCGGCACGACTGGCTCTCGGCGTTCTCGAACGAGCTGGGTGTGGTGCTCGCGGTGGAACGCCTGATGGGCATGGAGGTGCCGGAGCGCGCCACCTGGCTGCGGATGGCGCTCGCCGAGCTGAACCGGGTGCTCAACCACCTGATGTTCCTCGGCTCATACCCGCTGGAGATCGGGGCGATCACGCCGATCTTCTATGCCTTCCGGGAACGGGAAACCATCCAGGCGGTGATGGAGGAGGTCTCCGGCGGCCGGATCCACTACATGTTCAACCGGGTGGGTGGCCTCAAGGAGGAGGTGCCGTACGGGTGGACGGGCCGCGCCCGCGCGGCGATCGGCGAAGTACGCCGGCGGTTGCCCGACCTGGACCACCTGATCCGACGCAACGAGATCTTCCTCGCCCGGACCGTGGGCGTGGGCGTGCTCTCCGCCGCTGACGCCGCCGCGTTCGGCGCGTCCGGGCCCGTGGCCCGCGCTTCCGGGCTCGACCTGGACCTACGGCGCGACGACCCCTACCTGGCGTACAACGAGCTGGACGTACCGGTGGTCACACGGACCGCCGGGGACTGCCACGCCCGTTTCGAGGTGCTGCTGGACCAGGTGTACGCGTCGCTGGACCTCGCCGAGCAGTGCCTGGACCGGGTGGACCAACTGACCGGGCCGATCAACACCCGCCTGCCGAAGGTGCTCAAGGCGCCGGAGGGGCACACCTACGCCTGGACGGAGAACCCGCTCGGCATCAACGGCTACTACCTGGTGTCCCGGGGGGAGAAGACGCCGTGGCGGTTGAAGTTGCGCACCGCCTCGTACGCGAATGTGCAGGCACTGGCCACCCTGCTCCCCGGCTGCCTGGTACCGGATCTGATCGCGATCCTCGGCTCGATGTTCTTCGTGGTCGGCGACATCGACAAATGA
- a CDS encoding glycine betaine ABC transporter substrate-binding protein: MRARTRLAIGAVGAVAGAALLTGCGGAGSSGTDAPKEGASGAGCAPVAGQQLIALQDDKKLQNSDNIIPAVNSKAANPQLIAALDKVSAALDTPKLIQLNKAVNEDRKTPKVAAEEFASANNVTAGIAKGPGGDIVVGAANFAESQILGELYRIALTAAGYQVKVQQIGNRELYEPALVKGEIQVVPEYAATMAEFLNTKDKGGTPPPVSSPDINTTVTALKAEGDKAGITFGAPAAAQDQNAFAVTQAFADKHGVRTLSEFAAKCSGSATVLGGPPECEQRPFCKPGLEKTYGLSVGRFSSLDQGGPLTKSGLRDGSISVGLIFSSDGAFATS; the protein is encoded by the coding sequence ATGCGCGCACGTACACGTCTGGCGATCGGCGCTGTCGGCGCTGTCGCCGGGGCAGCGCTTCTCACCGGCTGCGGTGGCGCCGGTTCCTCCGGCACCGACGCGCCCAAGGAGGGCGCCTCCGGTGCCGGGTGCGCCCCGGTCGCCGGTCAGCAGCTCATCGCTCTGCAGGACGACAAGAAGCTTCAGAACTCCGACAACATCATTCCCGCGGTCAACAGCAAGGCGGCCAACCCGCAGTTGATCGCCGCTCTGGACAAGGTCTCCGCGGCGCTCGACACGCCGAAGTTGATCCAGCTCAACAAGGCCGTGAACGAAGATCGTAAGACGCCCAAGGTGGCGGCGGAGGAGTTCGCCTCCGCCAACAACGTCACCGCGGGCATCGCCAAGGGGCCGGGCGGCGACATCGTGGTGGGCGCCGCCAACTTCGCCGAGAGTCAGATTCTGGGCGAGCTGTACCGGATCGCGCTCACGGCCGCCGGCTACCAGGTCAAGGTGCAGCAGATCGGCAACCGCGAGCTCTACGAGCCGGCGCTGGTGAAGGGCGAGATCCAGGTCGTCCCGGAGTACGCGGCGACCATGGCCGAGTTCCTCAACACCAAGGACAAGGGCGGCACTCCTCCGCCGGTGTCCTCGCCCGACATCAACACGACGGTGACCGCGCTCAAGGCCGAGGGCGACAAGGCCGGCATCACCTTCGGTGCTCCGGCCGCCGCACAGGACCAGAACGCCTTCGCCGTCACCCAGGCCTTCGCCGACAAGCACGGCGTGCGGACCCTCTCCGAGTTCGCCGCGAAGTGCTCCGGCAGTGCGACCGTGCTGGGTGGCCCGCCGGAGTGCGAGCAGCGTCCGTTCTGCAAGCCGGGCCTGGAGAAGACGTACGGGTTGTCGGTGGGCAGGTTCTCCTCGCTGGACCAGGGTGGGCCGCTGACCAAGAGCGGGCTGCGCGACGGTTCGATCAGCGTGGGCCTGATCTTCTCCTCGGACGGCGCCTTCGCCACCAGCTGA
- a CDS encoding ABC transporter ATP-binding protein, giving the protein MDVTPEAADVARSPRAASISLQGIQKRYPDGTEAVRKLSLDVRAGELVVLIGPSGCGKSTVLRMINRLIEPTGGRITLGDEDVTDVDPVQLRRRIGYVIQNVGLFPHQTVRANVATVPGLLRWSKSQTRARVDELLDLVGLDPAQFGARYPHELSGGQRQRVGVARALAADPVVLLMDEPFSAVDPIVRARLQEEFLRLQAEVRKTIVLVTHDLDEAVRLGDRIAVLSEGGHLEQYDTPAALLGAPATPFVREFVGADRGIRRLAVTPLDRESLEPVPGDAPADLPTVALDSSAYDALAVLLTSGRDQLVVTDAGRPVGALSRQRLLDLGRPTN; this is encoded by the coding sequence GTGGACGTTACCCCGGAGGCTGCCGACGTGGCCCGATCCCCTCGCGCAGCGTCGATCTCCCTGCAGGGCATCCAGAAGCGCTACCCGGATGGCACCGAGGCCGTCCGGAAGCTCAGCCTGGACGTCCGGGCCGGTGAACTCGTGGTGCTGATCGGCCCGTCCGGCTGCGGCAAGTCCACCGTGCTGCGCATGATCAATCGCCTGATCGAACCGACCGGCGGCCGGATCACCCTCGGCGACGAGGACGTCACCGACGTCGACCCGGTGCAGCTGCGCCGTCGGATCGGGTACGTGATCCAGAACGTCGGCCTTTTTCCACACCAGACGGTACGGGCCAACGTGGCCACCGTGCCCGGCCTGCTCCGGTGGTCCAAGAGTCAGACCCGGGCCCGGGTCGACGAGCTGCTCGACCTCGTCGGACTGGACCCGGCCCAGTTCGGCGCCCGCTATCCGCACGAGCTGTCCGGCGGCCAGCGGCAGCGGGTCGGGGTGGCCCGCGCGCTCGCCGCCGACCCGGTGGTGCTGCTGATGGACGAGCCGTTCTCGGCCGTCGACCCGATCGTGCGGGCCCGCCTCCAGGAGGAGTTCCTGCGCCTGCAGGCCGAAGTCCGCAAGACGATCGTCCTGGTCACGCACGACCTGGACGAGGCGGTCCGGCTCGGCGACCGGATCGCGGTGCTCTCCGAAGGCGGGCACCTGGAGCAGTACGACACGCCGGCCGCTCTTCTCGGCGCACCCGCCACCCCGTTCGTACGCGAATTCGTCGGTGCCGACCGGGGCATCCGTCGGCTGGCGGTCACCCCACTCGACCGGGAGTCGCTGGAACCAGTACCCGGGGACGCCCCGGCGGACCTGCCCACCGTGGCACTGGACAGCTCCGCGTACGACGCGCTGGCGGTGCTGCTCACCTCGGGACGGGACCAGCTCGTGGTGACCGACGCCGGCCGACCGGTGGGTGCGCTCAGCCGACAGCGACTGCTCGACCTCGGCCGCCCGACGAACTGA
- a CDS encoding ABC transporter permease, protein MGYEETGRDRAVEPSSGVPVAVLENVFDDPSHGEPGRDRVGVHLGWEFVLLAGLATLGWLLWQEDPAALRADNLRTLLIDAVGLGLLALAAGLSLRTAAPNLAVGPVAVATALHYAEQGDRGLPASVGPAVAVAALGGLALGLAVVVLHVPGWAASLAGAAGVVVFIERRSAPVLVQSDYDPGRNAGYLFAGFAAVAVLGGLFGAIRAIRRLVGRYRPIADPAQRRGAVAAVVTALALVGSTVLAALAGVLLAANGPGVVTPTPGLDLTVLAVGVAMLAGTSAYGRRGGVFGTLLAVSLVTVFQVYAPERGWTFSNWVVGGTALGVGLLVTRLVETFGRPRPGSTDKPEPVGDGTISTGWTMPQSQSVDNWPPTLPTPAAPQPVDPWRDPRWEDSPRRWDTDER, encoded by the coding sequence ATGGGGTACGAAGAAACGGGCCGGGACCGCGCGGTCGAGCCCTCATCCGGGGTGCCCGTCGCCGTCTTGGAGAACGTCTTCGACGACCCCAGCCACGGTGAGCCCGGCCGAGATCGGGTCGGGGTGCATCTGGGCTGGGAGTTTGTGCTGCTGGCTGGGCTGGCGACCCTGGGCTGGCTGCTCTGGCAGGAAGACCCGGCCGCCCTGCGCGCCGACAACCTGCGCACGTTGCTCATCGACGCGGTGGGGCTGGGGCTGCTCGCCCTGGCTGCCGGGTTGAGCCTGCGTACGGCCGCACCAAACCTGGCCGTCGGGCCGGTCGCGGTCGCCACCGCCCTGCACTACGCCGAGCAGGGCGATCGGGGTCTACCAGCGTCGGTCGGGCCGGCCGTGGCGGTCGCCGCGCTGGGCGGGCTCGCGCTGGGGCTGGCCGTGGTGGTGCTGCACGTGCCGGGCTGGGCTGCCAGTCTGGCCGGCGCGGCCGGTGTGGTGGTGTTCATCGAACGCCGTTCGGCGCCCGTGCTGGTGCAGAGCGACTACGACCCCGGGCGCAACGCCGGATACCTCTTCGCCGGGTTCGCCGCGGTGGCCGTCCTCGGCGGGTTGTTCGGCGCGATCCGGGCGATTCGCCGGCTGGTCGGCCGGTACCGGCCGATCGCCGATCCGGCCCAACGGCGGGGTGCGGTTGCCGCCGTGGTGACCGCGCTCGCACTGGTCGGCTCGACCGTGCTGGCCGCTCTCGCCGGGGTGCTGCTCGCCGCCAACGGCCCGGGGGTGGTCACGCCCACGCCGGGGCTGGACCTGACGGTGCTGGCGGTCGGGGTGGCCATGCTCGCCGGCACCAGCGCGTACGGCCGTCGGGGCGGTGTGTTCGGCACGTTGCTGGCGGTCAGCCTGGTCACCGTCTTCCAGGTGTACGCGCCGGAGCGCGGCTGGACATTCAGCAACTGGGTGGTCGGCGGCACCGCGCTGGGCGTCGGATTGCTGGTCACCCGGCTGGTCGAGACGTTCGGTCGGCCCCGACCGGGCAGTACCGACAAGCCCGAGCCGGTCGGCGACGGCACGATCAGCACGGGTTGGACCATGCCGCAGTCGCAGTCGGTCGACAACTGGCCCCCGACGTTGCCGACGCCGGCCGCACCCCAACCCGTCGACCCGTGGCGGGATCCCCGCTGGGAGGACAGCCCGCGTCGGTGGGACACCGACGAGCGGTGA
- a CDS encoding DUF3180 domain-containing protein translates to MTQAKSPPPGGSGPDRSRMGPTRISTLVVAALAAAAVAWLLISTLYYSGIPRLPWLPVVTLAGLALLEAYAAINTRGRIARRPGRDAVDPLLVARFVVLAKASALAAAIFAGFYAGLTGWLFVETTRAALDDRPAAGGGLLASLALVGAALWLERSCRVPERPDDEREQDPRESRPGQR, encoded by the coding sequence ATGACGCAGGCGAAGTCCCCACCACCGGGCGGGTCGGGCCCGGATCGGTCACGGATGGGCCCCACCCGGATCTCGACCCTGGTCGTGGCCGCACTGGCTGCGGCGGCGGTGGCCTGGCTGTTGATCAGCACCCTCTACTACAGCGGCATCCCCCGACTGCCCTGGCTGCCGGTGGTGACGTTGGCCGGGTTGGCCCTGCTCGAGGCGTACGCCGCGATCAACACCCGTGGCCGGATCGCGCGCAGACCCGGCCGGGACGCGGTCGACCCGCTGTTGGTTGCCCGCTTCGTGGTGCTGGCCAAGGCGTCGGCGCTGGCTGCGGCGATCTTCGCCGGTTTCTACGCGGGGCTCACCGGCTGGCTCTTCGTGGAGACCACCCGTGCCGCCCTGGACGATCGACCGGCTGCCGGCGGGGGTCTGCTCGCCTCGCTGGCTCTGGTCGGCGCCGCGTTGTGGCTTGAGCGCTCCTGCCGGGTGCCGGAGCGCCCCGACGACGAGCGCGAGCAGGACCCGCGGGAGAGCCGCCCCGGCCAGCGCTGA
- a CDS encoding ABC transporter permease, giving the protein MTVATNPIGQAVVWINDPLNWTNPGGMLDRLGEHLTISALAVALGCLVAWPLGLWLGHLGRGGGLVVLVSNATLAIPTLALLTILPVVFASGFGRTPVVVALAVFAVPPLLANAYTGVRQVDPEALDAARGMGLSGGQLLRRVELPLAVPYLAAGFRTAAVQVIATAALASFVNGGGLGQIIRTGFGIGIAAGGGQIVAGGVLVAGLALLAEVVLGGVERLVTPRPLRRGRQRAGRPRPADATGSA; this is encoded by the coding sequence GTGACCGTCGCGACGAACCCGATCGGCCAGGCGGTCGTCTGGATCAACGACCCACTGAACTGGACCAACCCCGGAGGCATGCTGGACCGCCTCGGCGAGCACCTGACGATCTCCGCCCTGGCGGTGGCGCTCGGCTGCCTGGTGGCCTGGCCGTTGGGTCTCTGGCTGGGGCACCTGGGCCGGGGCGGTGGCCTGGTGGTGCTGGTGTCCAACGCCACCCTGGCCATTCCCACCCTGGCACTGCTGACCATCCTGCCGGTGGTCTTCGCCAGCGGCTTCGGGCGGACGCCGGTCGTGGTGGCGCTGGCCGTCTTCGCCGTCCCACCACTGCTGGCCAACGCGTACACCGGGGTGCGGCAGGTGGACCCGGAAGCGCTTGACGCGGCCCGGGGGATGGGCCTGTCCGGCGGGCAGCTGCTGCGCCGCGTGGAGTTGCCCCTCGCGGTGCCCTACCTGGCGGCCGGGTTCCGGACCGCTGCGGTCCAGGTGATCGCGACCGCCGCGCTGGCCTCGTTCGTCAACGGCGGCGGCCTCGGCCAGATCATCCGGACCGGTTTCGGCATCGGTATCGCGGCCGGCGGGGGGCAGATCGTCGCCGGTGGTGTGCTGGTGGCCGGGCTCGCGCTGCTGGCCGAGGTGGTCCTCGGCGGCGTCGAACGGCTGGTCACCCCCCGACCGCTGCGGCGCGGACGTCAGCGCGCGGGCCGGCCCCGGCCCGCTGATGCCACCGGGAGCGCCTGA
- the folP gene encoding dihydropteroate synthase yields MTDLVRAPGPVVMGVLNVTPDSFSDGGRYADLDSAVGHGVRLRDAGAHLIDIGGESTRPGAERIDAATEVARVLPVIRELTAAGVAVSIDTSRARVAEAALAAGAAVVNDVSGGLADPDMARVVRDAQCPWVLMHWRGHSREMRELANYTDVVADVRTELAQRIDAALAAGVAADRLIVDPGLGFAKTAAHNWELSARLPELLDLGYPLLFGASRKSYLGRLLAAPDGAPRPTAQREAATVATSVLAVAAGAWGVRVHDVQATADALAVWAATGSPRLAVRPHDKKRTQHDHEHGVRR; encoded by the coding sequence GTGACCGATCTGGTGCGGGCTCCGGGCCCGGTGGTGATGGGCGTCCTCAACGTCACACCGGACTCCTTCTCCGACGGCGGACGGTACGCCGACCTCGACTCGGCCGTCGGACATGGCGTCCGTCTCCGCGACGCCGGTGCGCACCTGATTGACATCGGCGGCGAGTCGACCCGTCCGGGCGCCGAGCGGATCGACGCCGCGACCGAGGTCGCCCGGGTGTTGCCGGTCATCCGCGAGCTGACCGCCGCCGGGGTGGCGGTCAGCATCGACACCAGCCGCGCACGGGTGGCGGAGGCCGCCCTGGCCGCCGGGGCGGCGGTGGTCAACGACGTCTCCGGCGGGCTGGCCGACCCGGACATGGCCCGCGTGGTCCGCGACGCGCAATGCCCCTGGGTGTTGATGCACTGGCGTGGCCACTCCCGGGAGATGCGGGAGCTGGCCAACTACACCGACGTGGTGGCCGACGTCCGGACCGAGTTGGCCCAACGGATCGACGCGGCGCTGGCCGCCGGGGTGGCCGCCGACCGCCTCATCGTCGACCCTGGACTCGGCTTCGCCAAGACCGCGGCGCACAACTGGGAGCTCAGCGCCCGCCTGCCGGAGCTGCTGGACCTCGGCTACCCGCTGCTCTTCGGGGCCAGCCGCAAGTCGTACCTCGGCAGGCTGCTCGCCGCCCCGGACGGCGCGCCGCGACCGACCGCCCAACGGGAGGCGGCCACCGTGGCCACCAGCGTGCTGGCGGTCGCCGCGGGCGCCTGGGGCGTACGCGTGCACGACGTACAGGCCACCGCCGACGCGCTCGCCGTCTGGGCCGCGACCGGCAGCCCCCGCCTGGCCGTACGGCCGCACGACAAGAAGCGCACGCAACACGATCACGAGCATGGGGTACGGCGATGA
- the folB gene encoding dihydroneopterin aldolase — protein sequence MTTDRIHLTGLRARGRHGVYDFERAQGQDFVVDAVLELDLAPAAASDDVTDTVHYGELAERLVAVVTGEPVNLIETLADRLLAVCLADERVAAATITVHKPEAPVPHTFTDVAVTMTRTRGR from the coding sequence ATGACGACGGACCGGATCCACCTGACCGGCCTGCGGGCCCGCGGCCGGCACGGGGTGTACGACTTCGAGCGGGCGCAGGGGCAGGACTTCGTGGTCGACGCCGTCCTCGAACTGGACCTGGCTCCGGCCGCCGCCAGCGACGACGTCACCGACACCGTCCACTACGGCGAGCTGGCCGAACGACTTGTCGCGGTGGTGACCGGCGAGCCGGTCAACCTGATCGAGACCCTCGCGGACCGACTCCTCGCGGTCTGTCTGGCCGACGAGCGGGTCGCCGCCGCCACGATCACCGTGCACAAGCCGGAGGCCCCGGTGCCGCACACCTTCACCGACGTGGCCGTCACCATGACCCGGACGCGCGGCCGGTGA
- the folK gene encoding 2-amino-4-hydroxy-6-hydroxymethyldihydropteridine diphosphokinase, whose protein sequence is MTRAVLSLGSNLGDRLGHLRTAVATFGDAVLVLSGVYETPPWGDADQPAYLNAVLLAQDGTATPRDWLERARGAERAAGRVRDPQRRFGPRTLDVDVIAVWDDDDTPVLSDDPELTLPHPRAHLRAFVLRPWIDIQPYGRLPGHGWLTDLLTTGPAADDALELRPRPELALESTT, encoded by the coding sequence GTGACCAGGGCCGTGCTGTCGCTCGGCAGCAACCTGGGTGACCGGCTGGGTCACCTGCGCACGGCCGTCGCCACGTTCGGCGACGCCGTGCTGGTGCTCTCCGGGGTGTACGAGACTCCACCGTGGGGCGACGCCGACCAGCCCGCGTACCTCAACGCGGTGTTGCTGGCCCAGGACGGGACCGCGACCCCGCGCGACTGGCTGGAGCGGGCTCGCGGCGCGGAGCGCGCGGCCGGTCGGGTCCGTGACCCGCAGCGGCGGTTCGGGCCGCGCACCCTCGACGTGGACGTGATCGCGGTCTGGGACGACGACGACACGCCGGTGCTCAGCGACGACCCGGAGCTGACGCTGCCGCACCCCCGGGCGCACCTGCGCGCCTTCGTGCTGCGGCCGTGGATCGACATCCAGCCGTACGGGCGGCTGCCCGGTCACGGCTGGCTGACCGATCTGCTCACCACCGGCCCCGCGGCCGACGACGCGCTGGAACTGCGTCCCCGGCCGGAGTTGGCGTTAGAGTCGACGACATGA